The DNA segment TGGATTTTGTGTCCCCGTCCATTGTGATGCTCTCCTTCAAATTAACCCCATTCCTTTAAAATTTCACTTACAATTTCCCTCTTCCATCACTCATGTCAGCAGGCCCAGCTGAGCCTGCAGCTGGTGCAACTATGCAGATAAGCTTAGACCAGAGAATTTAGTACTCTGCACAACTTAAGTCATTTAGAACTGACTTGAAGCTGAAGACAAAAAAAGTGGCCCGAAAGTCAACATTTACAAAAGTGAACAAGTTGAGTAAATAAAGGCCAATAACATTAGAGGGTGTGGTTTTTAAATCATTTAGCACTGAAGGTAATGTCACTGGTTAGTTTTTGAATAAGATATTTATAGTGACCCACCATCTCTATTTGAAAAAAAACCCAGTAAATTCTGAAGACATTGAAATTAAAAGCTTTGATTAGAGTGAATGAGAAAGGTCATTTATAAAAAGGAACTAATTTGGCATTACATGGTGTGGTAAAACCTGGATGCAATATACACTATTTATGGTTGTGTGTTTTCTATCTAAAATTCCAGCCGCAAAGCTTAATCAAGTTTGGGTTCCTCAACTTCAAAACTAGACTAGCAGGCAGGGGCGCAATAGGATTATTGCTACTTTTATGAAAATTCTTTAAAAACCACTATAAATAATGCTTCCACATCACAAGGCAcaaacaaaaatggaaaaaaagtttaaaaatactCAAAGAAATGTGCCATATGCACAGCTCATCATCTCACTGCAACTGCACATTTAGTGAGTGGTGCTAGTCAAGACTAGCAGCTTTACAAGCAGTTACAAGTTGCGTGTATGATCACAGCAACAAAAATAAAATTTGCCAGTTGCTACACTTCTACCAAATTCAATTGTTTTTCACCAGAGCTTGAGTGGGTGAAGTTTTTTATTTGGAAGGGTGAAATGGAACGATGAGGGTTTGAAAAAGACTAGGTATCCTTGTTGTTTGGAAAGGCCCATTTTATGTCGGTCAGATATAAAATCTCAATCCCAAGTACCTGTCTTTTCATCATTCCCATCTAACCTGACCACCTAAAATCCATTTATACAATTCACTTCAGCAGTCATTCCTGAAAGTGTAAATAttgtgaaaaatgttttttttaaaaatccatatccCTCTGCTTATTCATACCAACCTAGAATACTAAAAGCATGACAGGACCACAAAAAGCTGGTATTGAAAGGGGGAAGGGAGACAAAAGCATGAAAGCCTAAAAGGGGACAAGTGTCAAAGGCACAAAGTTTATTTTCTTGTGGTCAGCCCTACTTACCACCCCCACTACCCGTCACAAAAACTATTTCCCATTTTTTGACACTTGCAGTAGTGGGACTGTACTATTGCCCAAATATGCACCAAATTGAAGAGCAAGACCCATAATGTCAAAGAAAATACAGCAGGTTTCAATGAGAAAAATCCTGTAGCTTCACATAAGCCACTATGTGAAGAGTAATAGTTTTGGAACACCATGATTGGAGCATTGACTTTACATCTTTCTGAAGTAGCTGTTCATTCCCAAATTATGTGTTCAGAGACTAAAGTAGACTAGACTCGTTAAAAAAGTCACAATGTTCACAAGCAGGAACATTTAATTTTCTTTAATGCACACCAGTAATAATAAAATTGCATTACATTTATGTAAAATAAATGTTCCAGTTTATATATACAGAAACAGACTGTACATACCCTCCCAGACCCAACATCACAAAACGTACAGGCAAAGCACTGCCCAGCTAAACAGGCACAGCTGTGCATCTAAAATCTTAACTGCTCAGTGTTGGAGAAAGTTACTTTAATCCATCCTGGACTAATTGAAGTGTTGCAAGCAAGCTGACAGATGCTCTCCATTTTCGTTTAAAGTGTTGCAGAACATCCCACAATGCTTTAGAAGGCCATGGGCAAGTCACTGAACTTGTGATGAAAAACTTCCATTCATTGCCCCTTCCTCATAGTCCATTTGGCAGAGGATCATGTTATTCTTCAGAAAAAATTTGTCTCCCACACAAAACctaaagaaatgaaaaaaaaaagttaggtgTACTGGGGAGTTTGTTACCTTCCACATGGACATCCTGTGACCAGTTAGTGACATCAGGGTCAGATTCTGTTTCCATAGTAACTGCACATAAGACACCATCAGTAGAATCCAATACTTCTCAACGTCCACACTTTTATACAACATAGCACACAAAGTTTTGCAGGATTTTCATTGTGCAAGATCAGAATAGCTGCAgatgccattttttaaaaaagcaaatcctGCTGACAACCATGTGGCCAGCACACACAGATTACAGTCCCGTAtcctcttcaaatattgccacaggtcttttacatccacacgaGCAGGAAGTTCtgtccaacattccttcctcagccaacAAAAAAACTAAACAGGATTATCCATTCATTTGTGGATTacaagatcttgctgtgtgcaaatttgctgccacatTTCTCTACATAAGTGACTGCACATAAGTAATCAATTGGTTATAAATCACTAATACATTCTGGAGTGTTAAAGCATCATAAACATAAGTTCTTTTTCCACTACCTCCCTCATTGTGGTAAGGCCTCAAATAAATTATGCATTTTCAGCAGTAAACACTGCATGGCAATTAGTAATGAAAACTCACATTTGGAGATTTTTGACCATTGTCTTGGGAGCGATTTTGGATCAATTCATATCAGGATGATCAAGTTAAATTAGTGCAAGTTAAATCAACAGCTTTCAGGAATACAGGTTAGATTCAGAAAAGCATGTCCAGAATGGTGCTACCCACATAGATCAGCTGGAGACTAGAGGTTCCTTAAGTCATTCCAGTAAACATTTACACATTAGATGAATTGCTTTATTCATGTGTGCTGAGTAGGAGTTAGCTGCCAGAAGCCCACATTAACTGGGGATTGGCCAGTTAAGCTGCCAGAGAGCTGGAGAAGATCAGTCAAACATTTGGCTTCCTGTCCAGCTAAGGGCATCCTGGAGGGAGATAACGCCCTACATTTAGTACTGACTAGTTTGAATGGTCAGAAAAGTGCAGCAGGCCTGCCAACAGGGATATATTTATTTTCTATGCTATGATAATCGTGTATATTAAATTCTAATTTGCCATTCATAAATATTTCTTCCACAGAATATAATTCTCTTCCCATCCTGAACTCCAAGACACCTTCACCCTCTGAAGATTCCATTATATCAATTACAGTTTGGTGCTCACTTGTGCTTCAGCACTCATGCAGTGGGAAAGTGAGCTCTAATTAGCATGTAATAAATGGAATCCATATTTACTTGAGCAAAATTTAATCGGAAAGCttctgacatgaggaaaaactgttttataaacagttatgatctggaatgcactgccagaggtggaggtagattcaatcacggctttcaaaaagggaattggatgagtacttgaagggaaaaaatttgcagggctacagggaaagggcaggggagtgggacttgttgGACTGCTTTTGCAGAGTgccggcacagacaagatgggccgaatggccttattccatgctgtaaccattgtgATAAATGTTTTCCTGGCATGTTAGAGCCATGTATGAAAGACCATACCAGGTGGGTGCAATTAATAGATAAAATTGAAGAAAGTTATACATTTTTCAGTATACCAACCATGGCCTCAAGACTTAAATTATTTGAATTTTAAAACAAGCTGAGGCAACTTCATTTGTGCTACATTTAAAACTTGGCCTTTGCTGTATGTAATGCATTTAAATACCCTCACCTCCCAGCCTTACCTCTGATTACACAGCTGACAGGCAAAGCAGTCCAAGTGGTAGACATTATCACGAGCTCTCATCACCATCTCAAAGGCAGGGATCAGTttactgcatgctgcacaattccCCGTGGTACCAAAGAGCCTGGCCAGTAAAAGAAAAAATGATTTGATAGCAAGCTCAATACATGCTATATGAGCACAGCAGCACCGACTCCAAGGCAAATGAATCTGGTAAAAGCCTAAAAGATTGCATTCCATTTGCCATGCATTTTGGAATCCAAATTCTGGAGACTGTTTGAAATTTAAGACAACAGGATTGAAGATAATACTCAACATTAAGTCACTCTGGCTTTTGTTTCTAGATAGAAAATTAAATATTCTTTGGTCAGTTTAGCAGAGTGATAACATTCTCTGAATGAGAAGGTtacaggttcaagccccactcagaCTTGCACCCACAATCTAGGCTAACAATTCAGTTCAATACAGGAGTGCTGAACTGTTAAGTGGTGCCATCTTTGAGACATTAAACTCAAGGCCCCAAATGCCCGTacaggtggacataaagatcccatggcactattcgaagtgtAGGAGGTCTCCCCGATCTGTGGCCAATCATCCCTCAAAGATTAATTGGCTATCATTGTGAACAATCTCAAACAGCAAATTGTTTGTCACATCAGCCTATCCCTCTGCTGTATTACATTAAAAAAGGCACATTACAAATGCAGGTTTGGCATAAATACTTCAGGTTCAGTGAGACATTTCCTTATTCCATCTGAATGTCGTGTAAATTGACTCATTGCCTTATGTCTACTTGTACAATTCCATAACCCAGGGATGCAACAGTATCCCCTTATAACTAGGACCAGATACTAGTGTCTTTTACACATGCACATCAGTCTCTGAAAATGGACAATGAATACTAGATGAGGCAAAGTTTGGTTCAATTCACatgctgctttattccacagtaaagTGCAATATACAGAGCAATAGGCTTGTTGTTTAGTTCAATAAtacaacttgcattcatgtaaTGATACAAAGAGCATGTGATATCATCCTCCTTTAGCAGTTCACTTTATTCAATTTAACAGAATAACCCCTTGGCATTCTGTCCTATAGTCCAGGGCTAGAACCTCTTCAGTCTTTTGCTGCCTGACTGCTTGTGGAGCATCCAGTTTTCAAAAGGCCAGACTGCCTTCCATGGTGTTTATCTTCTGGTTTTTAAAAGCAGTCACAAAGCTCATCTCAAACTGACCAATCTAAAGGATTTTCCCCCCAACACAAGTGGAGAGGTGCCTTCCTGAATACCCAAATAGCTTGTTTGGTCTGAAAAGCAACTTCTGACCAGCATATTAATCACCTTTTGGTTAGGTGCCTTTTGAACTTGTACATTTGCTTTTAATGTTGAGTTTTAAAAGAATTTTCCAAAAAGTTGAAAAAGTCAAATTCAGGAACGTGACTACTTTCTTCTAGTCAGAATGCCAAAATGCATTGTGTCAAATCTCTTGCTTCAcctacattgaactgcatctgccacccctCTAGCCATCCTGTCGTCTTAGTCCCAGTCAAAATCTGCCATACTTTTCCCCCCGATTCAGTATCAGGAATCAGAGTTTCATCAATTCCCaactccagatcatttatgtacaGTAAATAAGCAATCTCAGATCGGTGAACACTTCTTCCCAGAGAAACTTCCTTTACCTCTAACCATTTCTTAAAATAGTCACATTCCCCAAACCACAAATCAGTTGAGATACATACAAGCCACACCATTTCCATTTCTTATATAAAAAAAGTGACTAACTCATCTGTAAACCATTGCATTTTCAAATTTACCACAAAACAAATTCAGGTAGAAGCCAGCACACAGTTTTGATTTGTTAATAAAGTGATGCCCCAATGATCAAAAGCATCTGAGGGCAACTTGTCAACTAATTATTGATTGAATCAGTTGTTATAGCACAAGAGGCTGTTTGTCCCATTGTACTGGCACTAGTCAGTCAACTGAAGCCATCTAGTTCTTCCATTCCCTTGGTCTTTCCTTTTAAGGTTTTTTACAAAATAAGTTTTCCCCAAATGCTATAGTACCTGCTTCAATAATGACtcttggtaaagcattccattccAATAAACCCATGCAAAAAAGTTTCTAACTTACTTTTTCCTTCTAGTGATAATCATGAATCTATGCCCATTTCCAATTCTGCAAATAGTGGAAACAATCTTCCTTTTTTCAACCCCTCAAAACCTTTTCATAATAGAAATGGTCTATTagatccccttaaccttcacggTGTGGAGGGGGTTTGGCAGCTGTTTTCATTTCACTGTAACTTCATTCTAGTGAGCCTTAGCTGTATTTTTTCCCCAGAGCTTCAATGTTTCCAATAATGGATTGTTCAGGGGTACATAATATTTTAACTGCTACCTAACTAGTCTCTTACAAATTTCAAGATCTCTtccctgtgaggaggacaaagaggcTGTAAAgagatagacaggttaagtgagtgggcaaggtggcagatataatgaggttattcactttggttagaaaaatatttttaaaaatggagagaaactattaaatgttggtgttcagagaaacctgggggtcctcaaagaaacacaaaaagttagaatgcaggtaattaggaaagcaaatggaatgttggcctttattgcaagagagttggagtacaagagtcttactacaattgtacagggctttgatgagaccaaacctggagtactgtgcacagttttggactccttatctaaggaaggatatacttgccttagaggtggtgtagcaaaggttcactagattaattcctgggatgagagggttgtcctatgaggcaaggttgagtagaatgggcctaaaacTCGAgtcaagaatgaaaggtgatcacattgaaacataagattatgagggggcttgacagggtagatgctgagaggttgtttccccatagctggaaagtctagaattgggggcatagttgcaggataaggggtcggccatttaggactagaagaaattttttcactcagaggattgtgaatgtttggaattctctaccccagaaggctgtggatgcagtcattgaatatattcaaggctgatgcagatttctggactctcggggaatcatgCAATATGGGGATCGATCgagaaaggggagttgaggtcaaagatcagccacgatcttattgaatggcgcagcaggctcaaggggccatgtggcctacttctgctccatgTTCTTGCTTTTATAACATCCTTATTTATAAAGTTCAGAACTCCATTTGCCTTTATGGCCTTTTCTACTATTTTTAAATGGCTCTGCATCTTCTAGAGGTCAGTTATTCTAGATAACAGCTCCCAATTTTACTACTTCACACAATCAATTGAACTGCTTCTGCTACTATctgtccacactgaccagtcatcTTATCTCTTCCATTCTTCAGTTTGCTATGCCAAATTTGGTATCAGCAAATTTCAACCCATCATTTTGTGCACCAGTCCAAATCAATGTGGGGGACACTATCTGCCATCAATCTAGAACATCCATTCACTGCTGCTCTAGATATTTCTTCTCACGTAACTGCCTCAATTTTCATAAGGTTCACGTGGCACCTTGAAAAGACTGAAAATCCACATACATGGATTTCCTTTATCCATACACAGTTCCTCAAATTTAGTCAAGAGAGTGATATAACCTTTAAATCCACACCATCTGCCCCAGATTAGGCCATCTCATTGGAGACTCTTTACCCACAATACAGGAGAGTCTATCTGGCCTATACGGTCTTggtttatccttttttgaacagggtgtgaCATCTGCCATCACCAGACCTTTGGCCTAACTCCCATTTCCAAAGATTTATGTAAAACTTAGCCCTTCAATATCTCTTCCCAAATGTTCAGTATAGTACCTGGGCCTGGACTATTTTTAGATCTCATCATCTTTTGTGGCTCTTCCACAGGTATTAAGTCTTGCTTTCACCTTATTTGGTAAAAACTGATGCTAGATTCCTAAGCATCACAACCATTCTCTCAATTCCCTTTCATCTCCCATGCACTTGAAGCCCTCACTGTTAGTTGCCACTCTTCCTCCCAAGTCTTCCTAATTTtagctacttttttttttaaaacctctccCAGATGATTACATGGCTGCAAGGGAATGGGAAGTGTTGTCATGATCCAgcaatcatggtgtggggcaggcttaatggaccagctggtcttttcctgcccaattTTATGTTCTTTCATAAATGATGCCCTTTATGGCATGAGATAATACAAGAAATGGTTAATCGTACTTACTGCCTTCAATTGAACTGGTTAGGTTTTTAAACAAGTTAACACTAAAGTTATTTTGAAAAGCAAACTGTATTTAATGCACAAAGATGTTTAATGGATTTAGTGTCCTTAACACTCAATGCTTTTGCTCCACCTCATTTTTGATATGTTGCCATTTGCAGTAGTATCTTAGAGCTAATACTAACCACTTAAACTTAGCATCAGTTTTTGTAGGGTAGGTCaaaatatagaattacatagaatgtacagcacagaaaccagccatttggcccatgtccatgccagtgtttatgctccacacacatctcccacccttcatctaaccccaacatatccttctattcctttctcccttaaatgcatccatgttagATGCCTCAACGACTCCTcatggtagagagttccacattctaaccacactctacggaattcaggagaaacttctttacccattgTATCTCAGTaactatctttttttaaaaaaggcaatccctcctcttccccttctgGCACTTTGACTACACCCACTTTCCTCGTCTGCCATCCAAAACCTCAGTATGCACACAGCTGGCAGGATAGTCAGTCATGTGAATGAGCCCGAAGGGCAAAAAAGTCAAGATTCACAAGATcgcgtgagtgtgagtgtgtgagaagaGAACAGAAAAGCTAAATCCTGAAAAACATTTCATGTATCAGCCTACTACTTATGAAATGTGGTCAGCTTTGCTAAATTAAGTTAACCAAAATCTACCATGTCCCTTTCAGAATTAAAAAATGGTTTATTATCCAATAGATCTGTTCAGTTTTAAGGGAACATAAATGctaacctagaaaactagcaaaagctggacATAGAATGACAAGACAAGGGGCGGGGGGGGCGTTCAAAGCACAATGTGGCATGAGGTCCTAGCTTTCAAACCAAAAATTAGTTAAGGGTTAGATTACATTTTGATATGAACAGTTGTACAGACTTTAGAACAACTTTACAGAGTAAAGTGCCATCCATGTTAAAACAAGGTCATAGGAACACATAGTCAATAATTTTAGCCTATGTtgcgctgtccaaaaaaatgtttccttcaaGAAAACATTACACTGCAATTtacaaacaattttttaaaaatgcgcaCAACTATGGTTAAGATCAGGCATGGcgagccaatttgtgctcaggtGCAGCCAGCCTCCAGTCTGAGGTTTGCCTCATTGTTACTCCATATTTCCTCTTGTCTGTTGGCCACCAAGTGGTGTGCGCTCTCTACCCAGTTACTCCACAGTAATGAAAAAGGACCTCAACCGCATATCAAAAAACAGCCAAGTTACAGAACATAGCTGAAAACAAACCAATAGTCCACATTATAGCAGTATGTTGTAGCACCCCACTGTTCACCCAAATCCTGGCAATCCCACCTGTGTAGTGACAGGACTACTGATCCAATAGGGCATTCAAATCAGGAACATcctctggagtcatacctagcacaaaggaagatggtagtggttttaggaggccaatcatctcagccccaggacattgctgcaggagttcttcagggcagtgtcctcagcccaaccatcttcagctgcttcatcaatgaccttccctccatcataaaggtcaaaaatggggacgttcgctaatgattgcacagtgttcagttccattcgcaacccctcaaataatgaagcagtccgagcccacatgcagcaagacctggacaacatccaggcttgggctcataagtggcaagtaacatttgcaccagacaagtaccaggcaatgaccatctccaacgagtgtctatccacctccccttgacattcaacggcattaccatcgccgaatcccccaccatcaacatcctgggggtcaccattgaccagaacgtaactggaccagccacataaatactgtggctacaagagcaggtcagaggctgggtattctgcagcgagtgactcacctcctgactccccaaagcctttccaccatctacaaggcacaagtcaggagtgtgatggaatactctccacttgcctggatgagtgcagctccaacaacactcaagaacctcaacaccatccaggacaaagcagcccgcttgattggcaccccatccaccaccctaaacattcactcccttcaccaccggagcactgtggctgcagtgtgtactatccacaggatgcactgcagcaactcgccaaggcttcttcgacagcaccttccaaacccacgacctctaccaccgagaaggacaagagcagcaggcacatgggaacaccaccacctgcacgttcccctccaggtcacacaccatcccgacttggaaatatatcgccattccttcatcgtcgctgggtcaaaatcctggaactccctacctaacagcactgtgggagaaccttcaccacacggactgcagcggttcaaggcggcggctcaccaccaccttctcgagggcaattagggatgggcaataaatgctggcctcgccagcgacacccacatcccatgaatgaattttaaaaatccccAAAATGCCTGTAACTAGTCTTCAAAAGGAAATATTCACATTCGGCAAAGAGTATGCCTCAAAATTTCATGagataaatttaatttttttttaaaaaaaagctacaaTTCAGCAGCTTAACTCTGGAGCCTAACTACTCAGATGAGTTCACCTTAAAACATTTCTGCCCCAAGTTTGTGCACAGCCAGTTGGAGAATAAATGGTTGCAACAGCATTCAGTTCTGCCCTCCTACTGATCTGACTGGTTTTGGTTCTGACAACCTCCAGTTGTGCCTAACAGGTGCCTTTCAATTGATCAAATTGAGATTGGAGGGTGCCAATGTGCAAAAAAGTTATTCTGGAAGCTGACAGCTTAAAAAGCTGATGGTTTGCATTTACAAGGGGAAAGATACTTTCGTGATGGAAGCACAGTCTGAAAATTACTTCTATACAATTAGAAGTAGTGCCCAAAGATCTCTAGTTCAACTATAGCTCACATGCCAAAGGAACAAAAGCTGCAGTTAGATCAGGTAGCAAGGGTTAAACTGTACAGATGAATCAGTGTGGAAATTAAGACGCTAGCATGATTCAATGTGGAAATTGCACAACACTTAGTCTCTTCCAATAAACGGATCTcaagaaaaattggataaatagttcaagcaaaggagatacacagctatGGGGGAGTTCAGTGAGTTTATTTTTGGATAGCTGTAGCAAATTCAGTGTACGCCATGAGCTGAAATAACCCTTTATACTCTAAACTTTGATTCCAAATGCATTTTAGAAAAGGTTAAGCCTAAAAGTGGATGCCTCAAAGTGAACAAACCACAGCATTAGTCACTATCTCAAAAACCAAACATATCCAGCACTGCCATGGAAAAGGCTGCCACTCCTGAGCAGCATCAAACTGTTGGCCCAAACCAATCTGTGGGATTAAACGCCTTATGAGGCCTCTTGCTGGAGCTG comes from the Heptranchias perlo isolate sHepPer1 chromosome 12, sHepPer1.hap1, whole genome shotgun sequence genome and includes:
- the lmo1 gene encoding rhombotin-1 isoform X2 produces the protein MLSVQPKGKQKGCAGCNRKIKDRYLLKALDKYWHEDCLKCACCDCRLGEVGSTLYTKANLILCRRDYLRLFGTTGNCAACSKLIPAFEMVMRARDNVYHLDCFACQLCNQRFCVGDKFFLKNNMILCQMDYEEGAMNGSFSSQVQ